A genomic stretch from Leptospira andrefontaineae includes:
- a CDS encoding SseB family protein yields the protein MSSFKKVLSSIKEYFEPIPKFDGENANFREAIYLYSKNRSEKNLEKLSAELTKAYFLIPHAGAEAAAKKAKPKKKAAAKKKKKTPPKKGPEPIVLLYVSDERGRVFLPAFSHPSESFRYFKKETALVPISARELWALGLQNKGVSGVAIDPGSTLWLLSREHLELLQKEK from the coding sequence ATGTCCAGTTTCAAAAAAGTTCTCTCTTCTATTAAAGAATATTTCGAACCTATCCCTAAGTTTGATGGAGAAAATGCAAATTTTAGGGAGGCAATCTATCTTTATTCTAAAAATCGCTCCGAGAAAAATTTAGAAAAACTTTCTGCCGAACTTACAAAAGCTTATTTTTTGATCCCTCATGCTGGCGCGGAAGCGGCTGCTAAAAAGGCAAAACCTAAAAAGAAAGCAGCCGCTAAAAAAAAGAAGAAAACTCCGCCTAAAAAAGGACCGGAACCTATCGTATTACTGTATGTAAGCGATGAACGTGGCAGGGTGTTTTTACCTGCATTCTCCCATCCTTCTGAATCATTCCGTTATTTTAAAAAAGAGACTGCGCTTGTTCCGATCTCAGCGAGAGAATTATGGGCATTGGGCCTACAAAATAAGGGAGTTTCCGGGGTAGCCATAGATCCCGGATCTACGTTATGGTTGCTCTCCAGAGAACATTTGGAATTATTGCAAAAAGAAAAATAG
- a CDS encoding NADH-quinone oxidoreductase subunit N, translating into MNLIPNSNDLISILPILVLSGGGILLLGLQFIFQGFEFRIVRFTSGLVLIAAFFSLFVSQSNPGVGSYFSGHYEVSTIGFWFGALYLIAAFCTVLASPRVLEQHNMEFPEFYPLLLFSVVGMFLMTSGTDTVTIFVGLELMSVCLYVLVGMARSDVFSLEASLKYFLLGSFSTGFFLFGMAFLFGGSGTTHLQDSLKPLLSSGFDSNFTKIGLLLLLTGISFKIALFPYHSWTPDAYEGALTPVTGFMATASKSASMGLLLVVFSKLPVSNSGGEWTWIMGILALMSMTYGNFVALKQTSLKRVLAYSSIAHAGYVVAGISLGGKEEALFYLIVYSFMSLGAFAILSFLEEGNRHVTYESIGGLAKSRPWTSFALFIFFLSLAGIPPLGGFWAKLFLFQKIAEGTDQISRLLLIGGIANSALALYYYVKVGILAYMSSEEGEISKLDSPKASYGVLFVSAISLAAVLVGWYFIQPKDLNSLKFANKSAELQK; encoded by the coding sequence ATGAATTTAATTCCAAATTCCAACGATCTAATCTCTATACTTCCTATTCTGGTGCTTTCCGGAGGAGGGATCTTATTACTTGGATTACAATTCATTTTCCAAGGATTTGAATTTAGGATCGTTAGATTTACCTCCGGTCTGGTATTGATCGCCGCATTCTTTTCATTGTTTGTTTCTCAGTCGAATCCTGGAGTCGGGTCTTATTTTTCAGGACATTACGAAGTTTCCACAATTGGTTTCTGGTTTGGGGCATTATATCTGATTGCCGCATTCTGTACCGTTCTTGCTTCTCCGAGAGTATTAGAACAACATAATATGGAATTTCCGGAGTTTTACCCACTTCTTCTTTTTTCAGTAGTAGGAATGTTCCTAATGACTTCAGGAACGGATACGGTTACAATCTTCGTAGGATTGGAATTGATGTCGGTTTGCCTATACGTTCTGGTTGGAATGGCAAGAAGTGATGTTTTTTCTTTAGAAGCTAGCTTGAAATATTTCCTTTTAGGAAGTTTTTCTACCGGATTTTTCTTATTCGGAATGGCGTTCTTATTCGGAGGATCTGGCACAACTCATCTGCAAGATTCCTTAAAACCTTTACTGAGTTCCGGATTTGATTCCAATTTTACCAAGATCGGATTATTACTTCTATTAACCGGGATATCATTCAAGATCGCTCTCTTCCCTTATCATTCTTGGACACCTGATGCATACGAAGGTGCATTAACTCCAGTTACGGGATTTATGGCCACTGCTTCCAAGTCCGCCTCCATGGGATTATTGCTGGTCGTCTTTTCAAAACTTCCTGTTTCCAATTCAGGCGGAGAATGGACCTGGATCATGGGAATTTTGGCGCTCATGTCCATGACTTACGGAAACTTTGTGGCTTTAAAGCAGACAAGTTTAAAGAGAGTTCTGGCATATTCTTCCATTGCTCACGCAGGTTACGTAGTCGCAGGGATTTCTTTAGGCGGGAAAGAAGAAGCTTTATTCTATCTGATCGTATATTCTTTCATGAGTCTGGGAGCGTTTGCTATTCTTTCTTTCTTGGAAGAAGGGAATCGCCACGTAACGTATGAATCCATTGGCGGACTTGCAAAGTCGAGACCTTGGACAAGCTTTGCACTGTTCATATTTTTCCTTTCTTTAGCGGGAATTCCTCCTTTGGGCGGATTCTGGGCAAAATTATTTCTATTCCAAAAGATCGCAGAAGGAACGGATCAGATCTCCAGATTATTGCTTATCGGAGGGATTGCAAACTCCGCATTAGCATTATACTATTATGTAAAAGTAGGAATACTTGCTTACATGAGTTCCGAAGAAGGAGAAATTTCTAAATTAGATTCTCCTAAAGCTAGTTATGGAGTTCTATTCGTATCTGCAATTTCTTTAGCAGCAGTTTTAGTAGGCTGGTATTTTATCCAACCTAAGGATTTGAATAGTTTGAAGTTCGCAAACAAATCTGCAGAATTACAAAAGTAA
- a CDS encoding complex I subunit 4 family protein encodes MPQYYLSILLFLPVLGIPFLFISKNEKWIRVWSSIVTLGVLAMTIPLFLEFLKGDSGLQFTHRIWNFLELQSGGLDYHIAIDGFSLLLVTMSALLFFLSVLSAFSNVKHRIREFFILLLLVETGVVGVFLSVNLIQFYVFWEWMVLPFTLMVGIWGEKGRIKAAMKYLVFSFTGSVFMLASILVLYNYTHTFDLEELAVVSLNSIPGNIKFWLFVGFSFAFAIKVPLFPFHTWMPDVHEEAPTVGSVDLAGILLKIGLFAYVRVVIPLFPQVFLEYRNLLIALAVAGIVYGALVALTQKNSKRLIAFSSLSHMGFCILGILTLTEEGVAGGMLQMVNHGFTSGLLFFILGFLHERTGTNELKDYSGLAKSAPFLAVAIGLAAFASAGLPGTNGFVGEFLVLIGTFKYSLIYGFLAGSAVIFAAGYMLYFARNLLFGEPNSLSSGLSPLNIREKFIVSIVAGIIILTGIFPNILLTYLKPSARVVLNLTSKQALQERAFLEQEGNLRNTKKKFINYRTLGTEPPSYEDRISSGRGTGIPGKKTVSQEAEE; translated from the coding sequence GTGCCCCAGTATTATTTAAGCATTCTATTATTTCTTCCTGTTTTAGGGATCCCATTCTTATTCATTTCTAAAAATGAAAAATGGATCCGTGTTTGGTCTTCGATCGTAACTCTGGGAGTTCTCGCGATGACCATTCCACTCTTTTTAGAATTTCTGAAAGGAGATAGTGGTCTTCAATTTACTCATCGTATCTGGAACTTCCTGGAATTGCAATCGGGAGGATTGGACTATCATATAGCAATTGATGGATTTTCTTTATTGCTTGTGACGATGTCTGCACTTCTATTTTTCCTTTCCGTTTTATCCGCTTTTTCTAATGTAAAACATAGGATCAGAGAATTTTTTATACTTCTTCTTTTAGTGGAAACAGGAGTGGTCGGGGTTTTTCTTTCGGTTAACCTGATCCAATTCTACGTTTTCTGGGAATGGATGGTCTTACCTTTCACATTGATGGTGGGGATCTGGGGAGAAAAAGGCAGAATCAAAGCTGCAATGAAATATCTGGTATTTTCATTTACCGGATCCGTTTTCATGCTCGCTAGCATCTTGGTTTTATATAATTATACTCACACATTCGATCTGGAAGAATTGGCTGTGGTTTCCTTGAATTCTATTCCTGGGAATATTAAGTTTTGGTTATTTGTAGGATTTAGTTTCGCATTCGCGATCAAGGTGCCTTTATTCCCTTTCCATACTTGGATGCCTGATGTTCATGAGGAAGCTCCGACTGTAGGTTCCGTTGATTTGGCTGGTATTCTATTAAAGATAGGATTATTCGCTTACGTAAGAGTTGTTATCCCGCTTTTCCCTCAGGTATTTTTAGAATATCGTAATCTGCTCATTGCTCTTGCTGTTGCAGGGATCGTTTATGGGGCTCTTGTAGCCTTAACTCAGAAAAACAGCAAACGCCTCATTGCATTTTCTTCTCTTTCTCATATGGGATTTTGTATCTTAGGGATCTTGACTCTAACGGAAGAAGGTGTGGCCGGGGGAATGTTACAAATGGTGAATCATGGATTCACTTCCGGGCTTCTTTTCTTTATATTAGGATTCTTGCATGAAAGAACGGGGACCAACGAATTAAAGGATTATTCCGGTCTGGCTAAATCCGCTCCGTTCCTGGCAGTGGCGATAGGTTTGGCGGCTTTTGCGAGTGCCGGTCTTCCTGGCACAAACGGGTTTGTTGGAGAATTTTTAGTCCTGATCGGGACTTTCAAATACAGTCTTATTTATGGGTTCTTAGCGGGATCTGCAGTGATTTTTGCTGCCGGGTATATGTTATATTTTGCTCGAAACTTGTTATTCGGTGAACCGAATTCCTTGTCTTCCGGACTATCTCCTTTAAATATCCGAGAGAAGTTTATAGTTTCCATAGTTGCTGGAATTATAATATTAACAGGGATTTTTCCGAATATTTTGTTAACGTATTTGAAACCGAGCGCCAGAGTGGTGTTGAACCTAACTTCTAAACAAGCGCTGCAGGAAAGAGCCTTTTTGGAACAAGAAGGTAATTTGAGAAATACCAAGAAGAAATTTATAAATTATAGGACCTTAGGCACCGAGCCTCCGAGTTACGAGGATAGGATCAGTTCCGGAAGAGGAACAGGGATCCCAGGTAAAAAGACAGTGTCCCAAGAGGCGGAAGAATGA
- the nuoL gene encoding NADH-quinone oxidoreductase subunit L: MSWEILISVLAFSPLLGSVLNALFGRYWKGLSGPIGTSLSFVSFAASVFAYLQFHPLERQDAQIVTLFNWVEVGNFKADLAYQVDQLSLFMALIITGIGSLIHLYSIGYMKGNPGIGRFFSYLNLFVFFMLHLVLAENLVVLFFGWEGVGLCSYLLIGFDTHKENAAQASIKAFVTNRIADLAMIGGIALTYWLAGSVSFITISESLPQAKFLLNALPFVAICFFIGAMGKSAQFPFHVWLPDAMAGPTPVSALIHAATMVTAGLFLIARLNFIFILVPKVGFWIVCIGTFTAFFAATIGVYQNDIKKVLAYSTVSQLGYMFVAMGTGAYVAGLFHLLTHAFFKALLFLGSGSVIHGLSDEQDLRRMGGLKSQMKITWWTFLLGTLAIVGAPPFSGFFSKDLILEKAFYFHPVFFGMGIATAFLTTFYMFRLTFLAFTGKSRVSNHVHPHESPWTMTVPLVILALGAAFSGYLLVPESLGGGIDFLERYFSPVFAKGLLYYSQQKGALEVHHLSHELELLLAGLSLGAIFLGVGIYWFFFGKKEKLPLDESSYTGWRILPANKYFIDEIFKNVLIGPISALSEFLSEVVEKRLIDKVLTGTGKFSGGVSSLLRRIQTGTVVDYAFLIVLGTVLILSVFLWRGI, translated from the coding sequence GAGTTGGGAAATCCTCATATCCGTTCTGGCTTTTTCTCCTCTTCTTGGATCCGTATTAAACGCATTATTCGGAAGATATTGGAAAGGCCTTTCAGGTCCGATTGGAACCTCGTTGTCCTTTGTATCCTTTGCGGCGAGCGTATTCGCTTATCTTCAATTTCATCCTTTAGAAAGACAAGATGCTCAAATCGTAACTCTATTCAATTGGGTAGAAGTCGGAAATTTTAAAGCGGATCTTGCTTACCAAGTAGATCAACTTTCTCTTTTCATGGCCTTGATCATTACCGGGATCGGAAGTTTGATCCATCTATATTCCATCGGATACATGAAAGGTAATCCCGGGATTGGAAGATTTTTTTCTTATCTGAACTTATTCGTATTTTTCATGCTCCATTTGGTTTTAGCGGAAAACCTGGTGGTTCTCTTCTTTGGTTGGGAAGGTGTGGGACTTTGTTCTTATCTTCTGATCGGTTTTGATACTCATAAGGAAAATGCGGCACAGGCAAGTATCAAGGCTTTCGTTACTAATAGGATCGCAGACTTGGCGATGATCGGAGGGATTGCTCTCACTTATTGGCTAGCAGGTTCTGTTTCCTTTATTACAATTTCTGAATCTTTGCCTCAGGCAAAGTTTTTACTGAACGCACTTCCTTTTGTAGCTATCTGTTTCTTTATAGGCGCGATGGGTAAATCCGCTCAGTTCCCATTCCATGTTTGGTTGCCTGATGCGATGGCTGGACCTACTCCGGTTTCCGCTTTGATCCATGCTGCAACAATGGTGACTGCAGGACTCTTCCTGATTGCGAGATTGAATTTTATATTTATATTAGTTCCTAAAGTAGGTTTCTGGATCGTTTGTATAGGAACATTCACTGCTTTTTTTGCGGCAACCATAGGCGTTTATCAAAACGATATCAAAAAAGTTTTAGCTTATTCTACTGTTTCTCAATTGGGTTATATGTTTGTTGCGATGGGCACAGGCGCGTATGTGGCTGGCCTTTTTCATTTACTAACTCATGCATTCTTTAAAGCGCTTCTTTTCTTAGGTTCCGGTTCAGTGATCCACGGATTATCCGACGAGCAGGATTTAAGAAGAATGGGAGGACTCAAGTCCCAAATGAAGATCACTTGGTGGACCTTCCTTTTGGGAACCTTGGCGATTGTAGGAGCTCCTCCATTCAGCGGATTTTTCTCGAAAGATCTTATCTTAGAAAAAGCGTTCTATTTTCATCCGGTATTCTTCGGGATGGGGATTGCTACAGCATTCTTAACTACATTCTATATGTTTCGCCTAACGTTTTTGGCGTTTACCGGCAAGTCCAGAGTTTCTAATCATGTGCATCCTCACGAATCTCCTTGGACTATGACTGTTCCATTAGTGATCTTGGCATTGGGCGCCGCATTTTCCGGATATTTATTGGTCCCTGAATCCTTAGGGGGAGGGATTGATTTCTTGGAGAGATACTTCTCTCCGGTGTTTGCAAAAGGATTATTGTATTATTCTCAGCAAAAAGGTGCTTTGGAAGTCCATCATTTAAGCCATGAGTTGGAACTCCTACTCGCCGGACTTTCTTTAGGAGCAATCTTTCTTGGGGTCGGGATTTATTGGTTCTTTTTCGGCAAAAAAGAGAAGCTGCCTTTAGATGAATCCTCTTATACCGGCTGGAGAATTCTTCCAGCAAACAAGTATTTCATAGATGAAATTTTCAAAAATGTCCTGATCGGGCCGATCTCTGCATTATCCGAATTCTTATCGGAAGTAGTAGAGAAACGTTTGATCGATAAGGTTTTGACCGGGACAGGAAAGTTTTCCGGAGGAGTCTCTTCATTACTACGTAGGATCCAAACAGGAACTGTAGTAGATTACGCTTTTCTAATTGTCTTAGGGACTGTTTTGATCTTGTCCGTATTCTTATGGAGGGGAATCTAA